A single window of Streptomyces aquilus DNA harbors:
- a CDS encoding DUF3073 domain-containing protein produces MGRGRAKAKQTKVARQLKYSSGGTDLSRLANELGASTSQQPPNGEPFEDDDEDDPYAQYADLYNDDDEDEDDESGPSSQQRRGA; encoded by the coding sequence ATGGGGCGCGGCCGGGCAAAGGCCAAGCAGACGAAGGTCGCCCGCCAGCTGAAGTACAGCAGCGGCGGGACTGACCTGTCGCGTCTGGCCAATGAGCTGGGCGCTTCGACTTCGCAACAGCCGCCGAATGGCGAGCCGTTCGAAGACGACGATGAAGACGACCCGTACGCCCAGTACGCGGATCTCTATAACGACGACGATGAGGACGAGGACGACGAGTCCGGTCCGTCGTCGCAGCAACGCCGCGGCGCTTGA
- the bldC gene encoding developmental transcriptional regulator BldC, giving the protein MTARTPDAEPLLTPAEVATMFRVDPKTVTRWAKAGKLTSIRTLGGHRRYREAEVRALLAGIPQQRSEA; this is encoded by the coding sequence ATGACCGCTCGCACCCCTGATGCCGAGCCGCTGCTGACCCCGGCTGAGGTCGCCACCATGTTCCGTGTGGACCCGAAGACGGTCACGCGGTGGGCGAAGGCCGGGAAGCTTACTTCCATCCGTACGCTCGGCGGGCACCGCCGCTACCGCGAGGCGGAGGTCCGTGCACTGCTCGCGGGCATCCCGCAGCAGCGCAGCGAGGCCTGA
- a CDS encoding DUF6274 family protein yields MAASVRHETRALLRAHLSAASSYRHLTRHCPICHQLLRLAMDSAPRGPQDTGEPAEDESPAGA; encoded by the coding sequence ATGGCGGCTTCGGTCAGGCACGAGACGCGGGCGCTGCTCCGTGCGCATCTGTCGGCCGCCTCCTCATATCGCCATCTGACGCGCCACTGCCCGATCTGCCATCAGCTGCTGCGGCTGGCCATGGACTCCGCCCCGAGAGGCCCACAGGACACCGGAGAGCCCGCGGAGGACGAAAGTCCCGCCGGCGCGTGA
- the purM gene encoding phosphoribosylformylglycinamidine cyclo-ligase: protein MSETTGASYASAGVDIEAGDRAVELMKEWVKKTQRPEVLGGLGGFAGLFDASALKNYERPLLASATDGVGTKVDIARQLGVYDTIGHDLVAMVMDDIVVCGAEPLFMTDYICVGKVHPERVAAIVKGIAEGCVLAGCALVGGETAEHPGLLGPDDFDVAGAGTGVVEADRLLGPDRIRTGDAVIAMAASGLHSNGYSLVRHVLLNQAGLSLDARIEELGRTLGEELLEPTKIYSLDCLALMRTTDVHAYSHVTGGGLAANLARVIPDDLHAIVDRSTWTPAPIFDLVGRTGSVERLELEKTLNMGVGMIAIVPEESADVALATLADRGVEAWVAGEITDRGDHATGAELVGDYA, encoded by the coding sequence ATGTCTGAGACAACTGGTGCCAGCTATGCGAGCGCGGGCGTCGACATCGAGGCGGGCGACCGCGCCGTAGAACTCATGAAGGAGTGGGTCAAGAAGACCCAGCGCCCCGAGGTCCTCGGCGGCCTCGGCGGTTTCGCCGGCCTCTTCGACGCCTCCGCCCTCAAGAACTACGAGCGTCCCCTCCTCGCCTCCGCCACCGACGGCGTGGGCACCAAGGTGGACATCGCGCGCCAGCTGGGCGTCTACGACACGATCGGCCACGACCTGGTCGCGATGGTCATGGACGACATCGTGGTGTGCGGCGCCGAGCCGCTGTTCATGACCGACTACATCTGCGTCGGCAAGGTCCACCCCGAGCGGGTCGCCGCGATCGTCAAGGGCATCGCCGAGGGCTGTGTCCTCGCCGGCTGCGCCCTGGTCGGCGGCGAGACGGCCGAGCACCCCGGCCTGCTGGGCCCGGACGACTTCGACGTCGCCGGCGCCGGTACGGGCGTCGTGGAGGCCGACCGGCTGCTCGGCCCCGATCGCATCCGTACGGGTGACGCGGTCATCGCCATGGCGGCCTCCGGTCTTCACTCGAACGGGTACTCGCTCGTCCGGCACGTCCTGCTGAACCAGGCGGGCCTGTCCCTGGACGCACGGATCGAGGAGCTGGGCCGCACGCTCGGCGAGGAGCTCCTGGAGCCCACCAAGATCTACTCGCTGGACTGCCTGGCGCTGATGCGCACCACCGACGTGCACGCCTACTCGCATGTCACCGGTGGTGGCCTCGCCGCCAACCTGGCCCGCGTGATCCCCGACGACCTGCACGCGATCGTCGACCGCTCCACCTGGACCCCGGCCCCGATCTTCGACCTCGTCGGCAGGACCGGCTCGGTCGAGCGTCTGGAGCTGGAGAAGACCCTGAACATGGGCGTCGGCATGATCGCGATCGTCCCCGAAGAGTCGGCGGACGTGGCACTCGCGACGCTGGCCGACCGCGGGGTCGAGGCCTGGGTAGCCGGCGAGATCACCGACCGCGGCGACCACGCCACGGGCGCGGAGCTGGTCGGGGACTACGCCTGA
- a CDS encoding maleylpyruvate isomerase family mycothiol-dependent enzyme: protein MPPAKKRARSYDPAKIRTAVLTQFGTVRQAVRTLTPEQLAGPTRLGDWTVRDLAAHLTMAVGAISNALEAEEPPKRALALLDWPATTASRGADIDDGTRRLAQDNPDLDALYARTEERFIQSLDQAPDDRLIGSRTGAMTLADYLVTRTVELVVHTDDLNAAVPGLDIPYDRQALAACTRLLADALAVKAPGGSTEVRIPPYAVVQCVEGLRHTRGTPPNVVETDPLTWIRLATGRLTWKDAVEDAKVSASGERADLGSLLPLMG from the coding sequence ATGCCACCGGCCAAGAAGCGCGCTCGCAGCTACGACCCCGCCAAGATCCGCACCGCGGTGCTCACCCAGTTCGGGACCGTACGACAGGCCGTACGCACCCTCACCCCCGAGCAGTTGGCCGGCCCCACCCGCCTCGGCGACTGGACCGTCCGCGACCTGGCCGCGCACCTCACCATGGCCGTCGGCGCCATCAGCAACGCCCTGGAGGCCGAGGAGCCGCCGAAGCGCGCCCTCGCTCTCCTGGACTGGCCCGCCACCACCGCGTCCCGAGGCGCCGACATCGACGACGGCACCCGGCGGCTGGCCCAGGACAACCCCGACCTCGACGCCCTCTACGCCCGCACCGAGGAACGCTTCATCCAGAGCCTCGACCAGGCACCCGACGACCGCCTCATCGGCAGCCGCACCGGCGCCATGACCCTCGCCGACTACCTGGTCACCCGGACCGTCGAACTCGTCGTCCACACCGACGACCTGAACGCCGCCGTCCCCGGCCTCGACATCCCGTACGACCGCCAGGCCCTGGCCGCCTGCACCCGGCTGCTCGCCGACGCGCTCGCCGTGAAGGCCCCCGGCGGCTCGACCGAGGTGCGGATCCCGCCGTACGCCGTGGTGCAGTGCGTCGAGGGCCTCCGGCACACCCGCGGCACCCCGCCCAACGTCGTCGAGACCGACCCGCTGACCTGGATCAGGCTCGCGACCGGGCGGCTGACCTGGAAGGACGCGGTCGAGGACGCCAAGGTGAGTGCGAGCGGGGAGCGGGCGGATCTGGGCAGTCTGCTGCCCCTGATGGGCTGA
- the purF gene encoding amidophosphoribosyltransferase, which produces MPRGDGRLNHDLLPGEKGPQDACGVFGVWAPGEEVAKLTYFGLYALQHRGQESAGIAVSNGSQILVFKDMGLVSQVFDETSLGSLQGHIAVGHARYSTTGASVWENAQPTFRATAHGSIALGHNGNLVNTAQLAEMVADLPKDTNGRSTRVAATNDTDLLTALLAAQVDEDGKPLTIEEAAHTVLPQVRGAFSLVFMDEHTLYAARDPQGIRPLVLGRLERGWVVASESAALDICGASYVREIEPGEFVAIDENGLRTSRFAEAKPKGCVFEYVYLARPDTDIAGRNVYLSRVEMGRKLAKEAPVEADLVIATPESGTPAAIGYAEASGIPFGAGLVKNAYVGRTFIQPSQTIRQLGIRLKLNPLKEVIKGKRLVVVDDSIVRGNTQRALVRMLREAGAAEVHIRISSPPVKWPCFFGIDFATRAELIANGMTIDEIGTSLGADSLAYISIDGMIEATTIAKPNLCRACFDGEYPMELPDPELLGKQLLETELAAGPAATAAADAIRRP; this is translated from the coding sequence GTGCCACGTGGTGACGGTCGACTCAATCATGATCTGCTCCCCGGCGAGAAAGGCCCCCAGGACGCGTGTGGCGTCTTCGGTGTCTGGGCTCCGGGTGAAGAGGTCGCCAAGCTCACTTACTTCGGGCTCTACGCCCTCCAGCATCGGGGCCAGGAATCCGCGGGTATCGCGGTCAGCAACGGCTCCCAGATCCTCGTCTTCAAGGACATGGGCCTCGTGTCCCAGGTCTTCGACGAGACCTCTCTCGGTTCGCTCCAGGGTCACATCGCGGTCGGACACGCCCGCTACTCGACCACCGGTGCCTCCGTGTGGGAGAACGCCCAGCCGACGTTCCGTGCCACCGCGCACGGCTCGATCGCGCTCGGCCACAACGGCAACCTGGTCAACACGGCGCAGCTCGCCGAGATGGTCGCCGACCTCCCGAAGGACACCAACGGCCGCTCGACCCGCGTCGCGGCCACCAACGACACCGACCTGCTCACCGCGCTCCTCGCGGCCCAGGTCGACGAGGACGGCAAGCCGCTGACCATCGAGGAGGCCGCTCACACGGTCCTTCCGCAGGTGCGCGGCGCGTTCTCCCTCGTCTTCATGGACGAGCACACGCTCTACGCCGCCCGCGACCCGCAGGGCATCCGCCCGCTGGTCCTCGGCCGCCTGGAGCGCGGCTGGGTCGTCGCCTCGGAGTCCGCCGCCCTCGACATCTGCGGCGCGTCCTACGTCCGCGAGATCGAGCCGGGCGAGTTCGTCGCCATCGACGAGAACGGCCTGCGCACCTCCCGATTCGCGGAAGCGAAGCCCAAGGGCTGTGTCTTCGAGTACGTCTACCTCGCGCGCCCCGACACCGACATCGCCGGCCGCAACGTGTACCTCTCCCGCGTGGAGATGGGCCGCAAGCTGGCGAAGGAAGCCCCGGTCGAGGCGGACCTGGTCATAGCGACTCCGGAGTCGGGCACCCCGGCCGCCATCGGCTACGCGGAGGCCTCCGGCATCCCGTTCGGCGCGGGCCTGGTGAAGAACGCGTACGTCGGTCGTACGTTCATCCAGCCCTCCCAGACGATCCGGCAGCTCGGCATCCGTCTGAAGCTGAACCCGCTGAAGGAAGTCATCAAGGGCAAGCGCCTGGTCGTCGTCGACGACTCGATCGTGCGCGGCAACACCCAGCGCGCCCTGGTCCGCATGCTCCGCGAGGCGGGCGCCGCCGAGGTCCACATCCGGATCTCCTCGCCGCCGGTCAAGTGGCCCTGCTTCTTCGGCATCGACTTCGCCACCCGCGCGGAGCTCATCGCCAACGGCATGACGATCGACGAGATCGGCACCAGCCTGGGCGCCGACTCCCTCGCCTACATCTCCATCGACGGCATGATCGAGGCGACCACCATCGCCAAGCCGAACCTCTGCCGCGCCTGCTTCGACGGCGAGTACCCGATGGAGCTCCCGGACCCCGAGCTGCTCGGCAAGCAGCTCCTGGAGACCGAACTGGCCGCGGGTCCCGCGGCCACGGCGGCGGCCGACGCGATCCGTCGCCCGTAA
- a CDS encoding Leu/Phe/Val dehydrogenase yields MTEVSAGVLHTLFHSDQGGHEQVVLCQDRASGLKAVIAIHSTALGPALGGTRFYPYATEEEAVADALNLARGMSYKNAMAGLDHGGGKAVIIGDPDTVKSEELLLAYGRFVASLGGRYVTACDVGTYVADMDVVARECRWTTGRSPENGGAGDSSVLTAFGVYQGMRASAEHLWGDPSLAGRKVGIAGVGKVGHHLVTHLREEGAEVVITDVREEAVGRILAAHPTGVTAVADTATLIRAEGLDIYAPCALGGALNDDTVPALTARIVCGAANNQLAHPGVEKDLADRGILYAPDYVVNAGGVIQVADELHGFDFDRCKAKAAKIYDTTLAIFARAKADGIPPAAAADRIAEQRMHEAAVAHRAR; encoded by the coding sequence GTGACCGAAGTATCAGCCGGCGTCCTGCACACCCTGTTCCACTCGGACCAGGGCGGTCATGAGCAAGTCGTGCTCTGCCAGGACCGTGCCAGTGGCCTGAAGGCCGTCATCGCCATCCACTCCACCGCGCTGGGCCCCGCCCTCGGCGGCACCCGCTTCTACCCGTACGCGACCGAGGAGGAGGCCGTCGCCGACGCCCTGAACCTCGCACGCGGGATGTCGTACAAGAACGCCATGGCCGGCCTGGACCACGGCGGCGGCAAGGCCGTGATCATCGGCGACCCGGACACGGTCAAGAGCGAGGAGCTGCTGCTCGCCTACGGCCGGTTCGTGGCCTCGCTCGGCGGGCGCTACGTCACGGCCTGCGACGTCGGTACGTACGTCGCCGACATGGACGTCGTCGCCCGTGAGTGCCGGTGGACGACCGGGCGTTCGCCCGAGAACGGCGGCGCCGGCGACTCCTCCGTGCTCACCGCGTTCGGCGTCTACCAGGGCATGCGGGCCTCCGCCGAGCACCTGTGGGGCGACCCCTCGCTGGCCGGCCGGAAGGTCGGCATCGCGGGCGTCGGCAAGGTCGGCCACCACCTGGTGACCCACCTGCGCGAGGAGGGCGCCGAGGTCGTCATCACGGACGTCCGCGAGGAGGCCGTGGGCCGCATCCTGGCCGCCCACCCGACCGGCGTCACGGCCGTCGCCGACACCGCCACCCTGATCCGCGCCGAGGGCCTCGACATCTACGCCCCCTGCGCGCTGGGCGGCGCCCTGAACGACGACACCGTGCCCGCGCTGACCGCGAGGATCGTCTGCGGCGCGGCCAACAACCAGCTCGCCCACCCGGGTGTGGAGAAGGATCTCGCCGACCGCGGCATCCTCTACGCGCCGGACTACGTGGTGAACGCGGGCGGGGTCATCCAGGTCGCCGACGAGCTGCACGGCTTCGACTTCGACCGGTGCAAGGCGAAGGCGGCGAAGATCTACGACACCACGCTCGCCATATTCGCACGTGCGAAGGCGGACGGTATCCCGCCGGCCGCCGCGGCCGACCGGATCGCCGAGCAGCGGATGCATGAGGCGGCGGTGGCGCACCGGGCGCGCTGA
- a CDS encoding META domain-containing protein — MTLAVLTVLPLAAACGTEQADGGSVAAERSVTGIHWSVDSVTVDGTTHRAPAGANVTIEDGKAAGDYGCNHFNAKVAFEDGALRLSDTTTTEMACGERPMAFERTLARTLTAGALKTDVTDHRLTLTTDDGDTVRLTEEPDAPLYGTKWDITSPSPTGDAHLVFDRRTGKVTGSLGCNKVTATATVRDGHITLGAPATTRMVCDTSLMKTEKTLLGLFDGTVKYALDHRALTLTSENGKTTNAVAAE, encoded by the coding sequence ATGACCCTCGCCGTCCTGACCGTCCTCCCGCTCGCCGCGGCCTGCGGAACCGAGCAGGCCGACGGCGGTTCGGTGGCTGCCGAGCGATCCGTCACCGGCATCCACTGGAGCGTCGACAGCGTCACCGTGGACGGCACCACCCACCGGGCCCCCGCCGGGGCGAACGTCACGATCGAGGACGGCAAGGCGGCCGGCGACTACGGCTGCAACCACTTCAACGCCAAGGTCGCCTTCGAGGACGGCGCCCTCCGGCTCAGCGACACCACGACGACCGAGATGGCCTGCGGGGAACGCCCCATGGCCTTCGAACGGACCCTCGCCCGCACCCTCACCGCCGGCGCCCTGAAGACCGACGTCACCGACCACCGGCTCACCCTCACCACCGACGACGGCGACACCGTCCGCCTCACCGAGGAACCGGACGCCCCGCTGTACGGCACGAAATGGGACATCACCTCACCGAGTCCCACCGGCGACGCCCACCTCGTCTTCGACCGGAGGACCGGCAAGGTCACCGGCAGCCTCGGCTGCAACAAGGTCACGGCGACCGCCACGGTCCGCGACGGACATATCACCCTGGGCGCCCCCGCCACCACCCGAATGGTGTGCGACACCTCACTCATGAAGACGGAGAAGACCCTCCTGGGCCTCTTCGACGGCACGGTGAAGTACGCACTGGATCATCGAGCCCTCACGCTGACCAGCGAAAACGGAAAAACCACCAACGCGGTCGCGGCCGAGTGA
- a CDS encoding TetR/AcrR family transcriptional regulator, whose translation MAFAEGMGLRERKKLQTAMRIYRTAVALFDEKGFDAVSVQEIADASEVSKMTVFNYFGTKEDLVFKPMENHFSDPARAVRDRKPGESAVDAVRRQFLEMIDGRDPSIGLNAEPFARRIRSVIMATPVLRDRAYVSAEKGALELAGLLTEETGDRTLALIAASTLTHVRQALVEEHHLRIDAGESVDEVAADAAERAERAFALVAGGLSGYAVRQA comes from the coding sequence ATGGCTTTTGCTGAGGGCATGGGGCTGCGCGAGCGCAAGAAGCTCCAGACGGCGATGCGGATCTACCGGACCGCGGTGGCGCTGTTCGACGAGAAGGGCTTCGACGCCGTCTCCGTGCAGGAGATCGCCGACGCCTCCGAGGTCTCCAAGATGACCGTCTTCAACTACTTCGGCACGAAAGAGGACTTGGTCTTCAAGCCCATGGAGAACCATTTCTCCGATCCGGCCCGCGCGGTGCGCGACCGGAAGCCGGGCGAGTCCGCCGTGGACGCCGTACGCCGGCAGTTCCTGGAGATGATCGACGGCCGTGACCCCTCGATCGGCTTGAACGCCGAGCCCTTCGCGCGCCGGATCCGCTCGGTGATCATGGCGACGCCGGTGCTGCGGGACCGGGCCTACGTCTCGGCCGAGAAGGGCGCCCTCGAACTCGCCGGCCTGCTCACCGAGGAGACCGGCGACCGCACCCTGGCCCTGATCGCCGCCTCCACCCTCACCCACGTCCGCCAGGCCCTGGTCGAGGAGCACCACCTGCGCATCGACGCCGGCGAGAGCGTGGACGAGGTCGCCGCCGACGCCGCCGAACGAGCCGAGCGGGCCTTCGCGTTGGTGGCCGGGGGCCTCTCCGGCTACGCCGTCCGACAGGCCTAG
- the purL gene encoding phosphoribosylformylglycinamidine synthase subunit PurL, protein MSRTPLDTVEHAAATPDVELPWAELGLKKDEYERVVEILGRRPTGAELAMYSVMWSEHCSYKSSKVHLRQFGEKAPQSDALLVGIGENAGVVDVGQGYAVTFKVESHNHPSYVEPYQGAATGVGGIVRDIIAMGARPVAVVDPLRFGAADHPDTKRVLPGVVAGIGGYGNCLGLPNIGGEVVFDACYQGNPLVNAGAIGVMRHEDIHLAKASGAGNKVILYGARTGGDGIGGASILASETFDDAKPSKRPAVQVGDPFQEKLLIECTLEAFKEKLVVGIQDLGAAGLSCATSELASNGSGGMRVTLDDVPLRDSTLSPEEILMSESQERMCAVVEPEKVDRFLEICDKWDVIATVIGEVTDGDRLEIYWHGGKIVDVDPRTVAHDGPVYERPYARPSWQDELQADDANKLPRPATSDELKQQVLKLVSSPNQASKKWITSQYDHFVQGNTVLAQPEDSGMIRIDEETGLGVAIATDGNGRYAKLDPYHGAQLALAEAYRNVATTGAKPLAVSDCLNFGSPEDPAVMWQFAEAIRGLADACQQLGTPVTGGNVSLYNQTGEVAIHPTPVVAVLGVIDDVARRTPVAFQEEGQLLYLLGDTREEFGGSAWSQVVHDHLGGLPPKVDLERERLLAEILISASRDGMIDSAHDLSDGGLIQAVVESALLGGKGARLVVPDGLDAFTFLFSESAGRAVVAVPRSEEVRFNDMCGARGLPVTRIGVVDGETVEIQGEFALSLEELKKAHEETIPALLA, encoded by the coding sequence ATGAGCCGGACGCCTCTGGACACGGTCGAGCACGCGGCCGCGACCCCCGACGTCGAGCTGCCCTGGGCCGAACTCGGTCTCAAGAAGGACGAGTACGAGAGGGTCGTCGAGATCCTCGGCCGCCGCCCCACCGGCGCGGAACTGGCCATGTACTCGGTCATGTGGTCCGAGCACTGCTCCTACAAGTCCTCCAAGGTCCACCTCCGCCAGTTCGGCGAGAAGGCCCCGCAGAGCGACGCCCTCCTCGTCGGCATCGGCGAGAACGCGGGCGTCGTGGACGTCGGCCAGGGTTACGCCGTGACCTTCAAGGTCGAGTCGCACAACCACCCCTCCTACGTCGAGCCCTACCAGGGCGCGGCCACGGGTGTCGGCGGCATCGTCCGCGACATCATCGCGATGGGTGCCCGCCCGGTGGCCGTGGTCGACCCGCTGCGCTTCGGCGCCGCCGACCACCCCGACACCAAGCGCGTCCTGCCGGGTGTCGTCGCCGGCATCGGCGGCTACGGCAACTGCCTCGGCCTGCCCAACATCGGCGGCGAGGTCGTCTTCGACGCCTGCTACCAGGGCAACCCGCTGGTCAACGCCGGTGCCATCGGCGTCATGCGGCACGAGGACATCCACCTCGCCAAGGCGTCCGGCGCGGGCAACAAGGTCATCCTGTACGGGGCCCGGACCGGCGGCGACGGCATCGGCGGCGCCTCGATCCTGGCCTCCGAGACCTTCGACGACGCCAAGCCCTCGAAGCGTCCGGCCGTCCAGGTCGGCGACCCCTTCCAGGAGAAGCTCCTCATCGAGTGCACCCTGGAGGCCTTCAAGGAGAAGCTGGTCGTCGGCATCCAGGACCTCGGCGCGGCCGGTCTGTCCTGTGCCACGTCCGAGCTGGCCTCCAACGGTTCCGGCGGCATGCGCGTCACCCTCGACGACGTCCCCCTGCGTGACTCGACGCTCTCTCCCGAGGAAATCCTCATGAGCGAGTCGCAGGAACGGATGTGTGCGGTCGTGGAGCCGGAGAAGGTCGACCGGTTCCTGGAGATCTGCGACAAGTGGGACGTCATCGCCACCGTCATCGGTGAGGTGACCGACGGCGACCGGCTGGAGATCTACTGGCACGGCGGCAAGATCGTCGACGTCGACCCGCGCACGGTCGCGCACGACGGCCCGGTCTACGAGCGCCCGTACGCCCGCCCGTCCTGGCAGGACGAGCTCCAGGCCGATGACGCCAACAAGCTTCCTCGGCCCGCGACTTCGGACGAGCTGAAGCAGCAGGTCCTGAAGCTCGTGTCGTCCCCGAACCAGGCCTCCAAGAAGTGGATCACGTCCCAGTACGACCACTTCGTGCAGGGCAACACGGTGCTGGCCCAGCCCGAGGACTCGGGCATGATCCGCATCGACGAGGAGACCGGCCTCGGCGTCGCCATCGCGACGGACGGCAACGGCCGCTACGCCAAGCTGGACCCGTACCACGGCGCCCAGTTGGCGCTGGCGGAGGCGTACCGCAACGTCGCCACCACCGGTGCCAAGCCGCTCGCCGTCTCCGACTGCCTCAACTTCGGTTCGCCCGAGGACCCGGCCGTGATGTGGCAGTTCGCGGAGGCCATCCGTGGACTCGCCGACGCCTGCCAGCAGTTGGGCACCCCGGTGACCGGCGGCAATGTCTCGCTCTACAACCAGACCGGCGAGGTCGCCATCCACCCGACCCCCGTGGTCGCGGTGCTCGGCGTCATCGACGACGTCGCCCGCCGCACGCCCGTCGCCTTCCAGGAGGAGGGCCAGCTGCTCTACCTCCTCGGCGACACGCGTGAGGAGTTCGGCGGCTCGGCCTGGTCCCAGGTCGTCCACGACCACCTGGGCGGTCTGCCCCCGAAGGTGGACCTGGAGCGTGAGCGCCTCCTCGCGGAGATCCTGATCTCGGCCTCCCGCGACGGCATGATCGACTCGGCGCACGACCTGTCCGACGGCGGCCTGATCCAGGCGGTCGTGGAGTCGGCGCTGCTCGGCGGCAAGGGCGCGCGTCTGGTCGTCCCGGACGGGCTCGACGCCTTCACCTTCCTCTTCTCCGAGTCGGCGGGCCGCGCGGTCGTCGCCGTGCCGCGTTCCGAGGAGGTCCGCTTTAACGACATGTGCGGTGCGCGGGGCCTGCCGGTCACCCGCATCGGTGTCGTCGACGGCGAAACCGTGGAGATCCAGGGCGAGTTCGCGCTCTCCCTGGAGGAGCTGAAGAAGGCCCACGAGGAGACGATCCCGGCGCTGCTCGCGTAG
- a CDS encoding MFS transporter: MTETQRKIGFLVCLATIVLAVLDMQIVSAATVPIVRDLDPAHGIDKIPWLVSAFSLASAAVLPLYGKLCDTLGAKQVFLGAVGTFLFGSALCGAAQSIGQLIAARAVQGIGAGGLMSVTMVVIAQLKGPGKEKDSKGAGMGGIVAGGGMALGPWIGGVLSDHASWRWIFYVNLPIGITVLAVSALVLKLPRHTERHRIDFPGAALAAGFSTTLLLVTEWGGKAYDWTSPQVIGVALASAASLALFLRRQKTAAEPILPLSMFRVPELRWGFAIQGLVGAAMVGSMYYVMVYLQVVRSIASSSAGLYLIPMAIGMTVVGVVTGKLTERGWSERTFVITGSAVTAVAFLLLATTGTHTSLWWLRAELLLVGAGFGQLIGQLIQLVQYAAPRHQLGVATTGIRFFQTLGTALGAALFGTLISRLSDGTDMPSYVSAMDAVFLCGAALMGLGVVLALRLPKAGPASSERVPAPVPVGN; this comes from the coding sequence ATGACCGAAACCCAGCGCAAGATCGGCTTCCTCGTCTGCCTCGCCACGATCGTGCTGGCCGTCCTGGACATGCAGATCGTGTCCGCGGCGACCGTCCCGATCGTCCGGGACCTCGACCCCGCGCACGGCATCGACAAGATCCCGTGGCTGGTCAGCGCCTTCTCGCTGGCCTCGGCCGCGGTGCTCCCGCTCTACGGCAAGCTCTGCGACACCCTCGGCGCCAAGCAGGTCTTCCTCGGGGCCGTCGGCACCTTCCTGTTCGGCTCGGCGCTGTGCGGGGCCGCCCAGTCGATCGGCCAGCTGATCGCCGCCCGGGCGGTGCAGGGCATCGGCGCCGGCGGGCTGATGAGCGTGACGATGGTGGTGATCGCCCAGCTCAAGGGGCCCGGCAAGGAGAAGGACAGCAAGGGCGCCGGCATGGGCGGCATCGTCGCGGGCGGCGGCATGGCGCTCGGTCCGTGGATCGGCGGAGTGCTCTCCGACCACGCGAGCTGGCGCTGGATCTTCTACGTCAACCTGCCCATCGGCATCACGGTCCTCGCCGTGTCCGCGCTGGTCCTGAAACTCCCCCGGCACACCGAGCGGCACCGCATCGACTTCCCCGGCGCGGCCCTCGCCGCCGGCTTCTCCACCACGCTGCTGCTGGTCACCGAGTGGGGCGGCAAGGCGTACGACTGGACGTCCCCGCAGGTCATCGGAGTGGCGCTGGCTTCAGCCGCCTCGCTCGCGCTGTTCCTGCGCCGGCAGAAGACCGCCGCCGAGCCGATCCTGCCGCTGTCCATGTTCCGGGTCCCGGAGCTGCGCTGGGGCTTCGCCATCCAGGGGCTCGTCGGCGCGGCCATGGTCGGCTCGATGTACTACGTGATGGTCTATCTCCAGGTCGTCCGCTCCATCGCGAGCTCCTCGGCGGGCCTGTACCTCATCCCCATGGCGATCGGCATGACCGTGGTCGGCGTCGTCACCGGCAAGCTCACCGAACGCGGCTGGTCCGAGCGGACGTTCGTGATCACCGGGTCCGCCGTCACCGCGGTCGCCTTCCTGCTGCTGGCCACCACCGGCACCCACACCTCACTGTGGTGGCTGCGCGCCGAACTGCTCCTCGTCGGCGCCGGGTTCGGCCAGCTGATCGGCCAGCTCATCCAGCTCGTCCAGTACGCGGCACCCCGCCACCAGCTCGGGGTCGCCACCACCGGCATCCGCTTCTTCCAGACCCTCGGCACGGCCCTGGGCGCCGCTCTGTTCGGCACCCTGATCAGCAGGCTGAGCGACGGCACGGACATGCCGTCGTACGTCTCCGCCATGGACGCGGTGTTCCTGTGCGGGGCCGCGCTGATGGGGCTCGGGGTGGTGCTGGCGCTGCGGCTGCCGAAGGCGGGGCCCGCGTCCTCGGAGCGCGTCCCCGCTCCCGTGCCGGTCGGGAACTGA